The Mus musculus strain C57BL/6J chromosome 16, GRCm38.p6 C57BL/6J DNA window tatacactgtagctgtcttcagacacaccagaataggacaccagatctcattacaagtggttgtgagccaccacgtggttgctgggaatcaaactcaggacctctagaagagcagccagtgctcttaaccgctgagccatctctccagccctctgtgggTTTCTTGTAGCACCAACCTGGTGTCTTCCTAAGGTCTGATTTGTCTCAAGACTTGTAGGATCAGAGCTTTCTTGAGTGTGAGGTCCATAGGGGAGGGCCTGAGTCCTAGAATGGATTGGTGTCAATAGGGGATGACTATGGAACTCTACCCTCTGCATCTATACCCTCTTTAGCCTACCATCTGTAGGCTACCATCTAGCTCTGGCCTGGAAAGACCCTTTCTTAGCCCAGGTTTCAAGGTGCCCAAAAGTTTGCAGAATGAGGCAAACATGCAAAGTGGCTCATGGCTGAGAAATGAGTGCCCCAGACTAACCTTGGTGATTTGTGACAGGTAGCAGTTGATGAAATCCTTGGGGGCCTCAGCTGTTCTGAGTTTGTGCCTGATGATTTCGTGGCGAATGAAGCCCCTCACAGCCTCGTGGTACTGAAATATCTTCTGATGGGGTCCTGAGAGGTGGCGGAGGGCCCAGGGAAACATGTCATACAGCTGTGGAGAGAATAGCCCTCTCAGAGCTTACTCTGGCACCAGTCCTGAGCATGACAGCTGAGCACTGTACCAGGGGCTCCAAAATAGACTGGGCATCTGATTTAGGAAACTCAGGGCTGCCTTTTGTGTGGAGAGCCCATTATAGACAGAAATGTGAGCCTAAGAAATCTAGAATCAGACCCAGCCACAACTCCTGCCTTTTTACCATTCCAGCCAGACCCTGATGGAGGCTCCTGTCTGAGTTGGATCCAGGTAGTCCCATGGCCTACACACCAGCCTCCCCAAGAGCCAATTACCCGGCGCCATATAGTGCTGGCAAAAGCTAGGCCAAGGTTGATGGCTTGAATTAGTTCCAGGAAGATGGGCTCCTCAGAGAGGAAATGATGGCCAAACACCAGGGTCCCAATAACTCTCGTTGTGGATCGGATGATAGGGATCTGAGGATCGAAGGCTCTCCctgtgaggagaggggagggccGAGTATGAGGATTCATCCAGGTTCAGACACCACCACTCCTCAGTCAAGTCCctgtcaggtgcttctcaacacCTCCTGTGAGCCATGTTCTATGAAAGATGCTGTGAGAAGCATGGGAAGCTGGTTAGACACAATGTGGTGCAGGCACGTCGCTGCTGGGAAGAGCTAAGAAGCCTGGGAATGGGGAGAACGTCTTAAGACTGGAATTTCAGGTCTAAAAGGATGAGTACTGGCTCCCCATGGGAAAGGAAGGCTTGGGGCCTATGCAAGTCCAGAAGGGAAAGAAACCTGTGCACGAGGCAAGAAATATAAAAAGCCCTAGGTGTTGACTGTGAACACATGCAGAACTGTAGAGTAGGCCTTGAGGCTTCCACTTACTTAGGCATTTTTAGGTCTCTATCTACTCACCTTGAAGAAACTCCTAGTCAAAACCACTGGTACTGTTACTCGGCTtcagtggtacacacacacacacacacacacacacacacaatgtatactTCTCTGCAGGGATGTGCATGGGCAATGGAGGAGCACAAGGATAGGCAGGCTTGCCCTGGCCCACTTCCTCTCACCCTCTTCCTGGAGAAACACCTTAGCCAGCTCTGCTGCCTCGTGCTGCAGCTGCACCTCTAACGCCTGCTTGCCAAGGCCCAGCTCTCGAAGAGTGGTCAGGCAGAATCGTCTCTGTTGTCGCCATGTAAGCCCATTGCTGCAGATAACACCTGAGTCCAAGGATAGAGAGGATGACCACCTGCCCCCACTCCTTGGGTAACTCTACCAGACCTAGAGAGCAGACCCCCCAAATAACCTTCCCCACCTGCCCTGAACTGCTGCTCTGCCCAAGAGAAGAGGGCCACTGTGGGGTGGTGGTCAGTGAGTCCTGAGGGTGGGCTCAGAGATGCCTGTCCTTATACTCCATCTGATTCTGCATCAAGTCCCCACAGGAGTGGAGGAGGCAAAGGGGCCTAAAAGGAGGACAGGAGGGACAAGGCCCTTCTGAGCTGGCAcagacatgggtcctctgaggcACGCCCGGGAAGTGAAGCACTTCTCCATCTAACGATTAGTGGATGAGTGCACTGGAAGTTGGAATATGAAGCTGACTCATTCAAGGCCAGGATGCCAGGGAGGGGCTGATCTGGGCTTTTATGCtgttttttcgttttgttttgttttttgtttcttattttggtttttcaagacagggtttctctgtgtagccctggctgtcctggaactcactctgtagaccaggctggccttgaactcagaaatctgcctgcctctgtctcccaagtgctaggattaaaggcatgtgccaccatgcctggcttatgctGGTCTTTTTTAACATCTCCCCTCACATGAGGTTTGAGAATGTCTTCCTGGTTCAGCCCTGTCTGTTCACAGTTCTTAACAATCCTTGACCTCTTGAGTATACTGATGTACGGCCAGCCACCTTCCCTCCCTCATAGCAAGAGCAGACTCACCTTTTTCTCCAAATAAGTCTCGGAAGAATGGGGTGAGCGGCCTCCCAGAGAACTGTTCCGAGTTGGAGACCAGGGCTTCCTTCACTGCTCGGAAGCCGCTCAGCACCACTATGGGTGTAGAGCCCAGCCACACGGTAAACACACTGCCGTGAGTCTGAGCCAGCTGTGGAGACACCAGGTATCCCATAGCTCTACATGAATGGATCCTCATCCCCATTTGCTGTGATCACCCTCTGGGTATGAGTACCTTCCTTTCCGAATCCAACACTCAACTTTTGGTATACGTCTTCAGAGTACCTACCAACTCCTTGAATCCAGCCCAGGCTAACAGAGTCCATGGGCATTTACAGGAAATAGGGGCTGAGCATTCACACCCCATCAGTCCTGGGAAC harbors:
- the Cyp2ab1 gene encoding cytochrome P450, family 2, subfamily ab, polypeptide 1 isoform X3 produces the protein MGMRIHSCRAMGYLVSPQLAQTHGSVFTVWLGSTPIVVLSGFRAVKEALVSNSEQFSGRPLTPFFRDLFGEKGVICSNGLTWRQQRRFCLTTLRELGLGKQALEVQLQHEAAELAKVFLQEEGRAFDPQIPIIRSTTRVIGTLVFGHHFLSEEPIFLELIQAINLGLAFASTIWRRLYDMFPWALRHLSGPHQKIFQYHEAVRGFIRHEIIRHKLRTAEAPKDFINCYLSQITKAIDDPVSTFSEENLIQVVIDLFLGGTDTTATTLHWALIYLVHHRAIQERVQQELDEMLGAAQTICYEDRERLPYTRAVLHEVQRLSSVVAVGAVRQCVTSTWMHGYYVPKGIGCVLGSSLPEWSSS
- the Cyp2ab1 gene encoding cytochrome P450, family 2, subfamily ab, polypeptide 1 isoform X1 — protein: MGMRIHSCRAMGYLVSPQLAQTHGSVFTVWLGSTPIVVLSGFRAVKEALVSNSEQFSGRPLTPFFRDLFGEKGVICSNGLTWRQQRRFCLTTLRELGLGKQALEVQLQHEAAELAKVFLQEEGRAFDPQIPIIRSTTRVIGTLVFGHHFLSEEPIFLELIQAINLGLAFASTIWRRLYDMFPWALRHLSGPHQKIFQYHEAVRGFIRHEIIRHKLRTAEAPKDFINCYLSQITKAIDDPVSTFSEENLIQVVIDLFLGGTDTTATTLHWALIYLVHHRAIQERVQQELDEMLGAAQTICYEDRERLPYTRAVLHEVQRLSSVVAVGAVRQCVTSTWMHGYYVPKGTIILPNLASVLYDPECWESPHQFNPGHFLDKDGNFVANEAFLPFSAGHRVCPGEQLARMELFLMFATLLRTFQFQLPEGSQDLGLEYVFGGTLQPQPQKICAVLRQSSLSPREP